From Dermochelys coriacea isolate rDerCor1 chromosome 15, rDerCor1.pri.v4, whole genome shotgun sequence, a single genomic window includes:
- the LOC119843694 gene encoding solute carrier family 2, facilitated glucose transporter member 11-like, producing MASCLSDLVKYQRLFQIIFVLGIGGSLQVGLQISMITYTSVHVKKFINETWQERYGSPLHHETLMLLWSFIVSVFGIGGLLGSMGSGYLTRKYGKKKCLVCNNLLMLSAAFVMGFSKTAKSFEMILIGRLLCGISAGLCIPLHPQYAGEVSPKKLRGFANSTIPLFGALGKTLGQIMGQREYLGTESLWPLLMASCGIAALVQLVTLPFFPESPPYLLMHKGDEEGCLKAMKQFWGEGTHQAEIDDMMKEKATMKSTKILSVLELMKEASLCWQLYTIIIIIVTLQICGINTIYVYAFEVLHTAGFGEDIIPYMSLSVSLCELLSSILCSIVIEQFGRKRLLCGGYGIMALILAILTVTLTLQDWFFWMPYCSLCLILLYVIFFGIGPAGATISIRVEIFDQSSRPSAFVIGGALNWVGIFVIWMIFPFIVESLGQFFFLIFMGVLVTSGIFIYLFLPETKGKSITEIQEEFNKLNFRKKCVPAMEKNVSEGYTFCTQL from the exons ATGGCCAGCTGCCTCTCAGACCTG GTTAAGTACCAAAGGCTATTTCAAATTATCTTTGTTTTGGGAATTGGTGGATCCCTGCAAGTTGGCCTTCAAATTTCTATGATCACTTACACTTCTGTG CATGTTAAAAAGTTTATCAATGAAACCTGGCAAGAACGATATGGCTCTCCCCTTCATCATGAGACCCTTATGTTGCTGTGGTCCTTCATTGTGTCTGTCTTCGGTATAGGGGGACTCCTAGGGTCTATGGGCAGTGGATACCTGACTAGAAAATATGGcaa AAAGAAATGTCTAGTGTGCAACAATCTGCTCATGCTCTCAGCTGCATTTGTCATGGGCTTCAGTAAGACAGCCAAGTCCTTTGAAATGATTCTGATTGGACGCTTACTATGTGGCATCAGTGCAG GTTTATGTATTCCTCTACATCCTCAATATGCTGGAGAGGTTTCCCCCAAGAAGCTGCGTGGATTTGCAAATTCTACTATCCCTCTTTTTGGGGCACTGGGAAAAACCCTTGGGCAAATTATGGGACAAAG GGAGTATTTAGGAACTGAGTCATTGTGGCCATTACTGATGGCCTCCTGTGGAATTGCAGCATTGGTCCAGCTGGTCACTCTGCCATTCTTTCCTGAGTCTCCACCCTACCTCCTGATGCATAAAGGAGATGAGGAAGGTTGCCTGAAAG CCATGAAGCAGTTCTGGGGTGAAGGGACTCATCAAGCAGAGATTGATGACATGATGAAGGAGAAGGCTACAATGAAAAGCACCAAGATTCTCAGTGTCTTGGAGCTAATGAAAGAAGCATCCTTGTGTTGGCAGTTGTATAccataattattattatagttaCCCTGCAGATTTGTGGCATCAATACA ATCTATGTTTATGCTTTTGAAGTGCTCCACACGGCTGGGTTTGGTGAAGACATCATCCCCTACATGTCACTGAGTGTTAGTCTATGTGAACTCCTCTCTTCTATACTCTGC AGCATCGTCATTGAGCAATTTGGCAGAAAGAGGCTGCTTTGCGGGGGCTATGGGATAATGGCTTTAATACTGGCTATCCTGACAGTAACTCTCACCCTGCAG GACTGGTTCTTCTGGATGCCATACTGCAGCCTCTGTCTTATTTTGTTGTATGTGATCTTCTTTGGAATTGGGCCAG CTGGTGCCACAATATCCATTAGGGTTGAAATCTTTGACCAGTCATCCAGACCATCTGCCTTTGTGATTGGTGGGGCCCTCAACTGGGTTGGAATCTTTGTGATTTGGATGATTTTCCCATTCATTGTG gagAGCCTTGGTCAGTTCTTCTTCCTCATCTTTATGGGGGTTCTTGTTACTTCTGGGATCTTTATCTACCTGTTCCTTccagagacaaagggaaagtctATCACTGAAATCCAAGAGGAATTCAATAAGTTAAATTTTAGGAAGAAATGTGTCCCAGCCATGGAGAAGAATGTCAGTGAAGGTTATACTTTCTGCACTCAGCTCTGA